A single window of Agromyces aureus DNA harbors:
- a CDS encoding serine hydrolase domain-containing protein produces MPSTIRTAFVSLALGGLVVAGFAGCAGPSSDVSPSETAAAETSDGRPVVVEDGLGAELGEELAAAATEAFAGVSSPGAVIGVRTPEGTWAATVGFEDWEKTVPMTADVNHRVGSVTKTFTVTALIQLAEQGALSLDDPIEQYIPGMPNGDATLYELGAMRSGIPSYTFNQSFEDKLFSDPNYVWTPDELVGLVRGEEPMFAPGTMTFYSNTNTVLLGMVIEQVTGKPIEDVLQEQIFGPVGLDGTIFPTDASFPEPHAQGYTLQGVDDGVPVETTDWNPSWGWTAGSVISDLDDLLTWSETLATGDGILAPEWQQQRIDSFDFSIPVYTGEGTSAPQTEARAYGLGMGLALGWYGHDGTMPGFNTVLQHHLESGTTLIVMANSDIKSGECPEGTATVAGGRTTGACADPAVFIGNALAEVVGHPNVR; encoded by the coding sequence ATGCCGAGCACCATCCGCACCGCCTTCGTGAGCCTTGCCCTCGGGGGGCTCGTCGTCGCCGGATTCGCCGGCTGCGCCGGTCCTTCGAGTGACGTGTCGCCTTCCGAGACCGCCGCGGCCGAGACATCGGACGGTCGTCCCGTCGTCGTCGAAGACGGCCTCGGGGCGGAACTCGGCGAGGAACTCGCGGCTGCCGCAACCGAGGCCTTCGCCGGCGTCAGTTCGCCGGGCGCCGTCATCGGCGTGCGAACGCCAGAGGGCACGTGGGCCGCGACGGTCGGCTTCGAGGACTGGGAGAAGACCGTTCCGATGACCGCCGATGTCAACCATCGCGTGGGCAGCGTCACCAAGACGTTCACCGTCACGGCGCTCATCCAGCTGGCAGAGCAGGGCGCCCTCTCGCTCGACGACCCGATCGAGCAGTACATTCCGGGCATGCCGAACGGCGACGCGACGCTCTACGAACTCGGTGCCATGCGCAGCGGCATCCCGTCGTACACGTTCAACCAGTCGTTCGAGGACAAGCTGTTCAGCGACCCGAACTACGTGTGGACGCCTGACGAGCTCGTCGGTCTCGTGCGCGGCGAGGAGCCGATGTTCGCGCCGGGCACCATGACCTTCTACTCGAACACCAACACCGTGCTGCTCGGCATGGTCATCGAGCAGGTCACGGGCAAGCCCATCGAAGACGTGCTGCAGGAGCAGATCTTCGGGCCGGTCGGCCTCGACGGCACGATCTTCCCGACGGATGCCTCGTTCCCCGAGCCGCACGCGCAGGGGTACACGCTGCAGGGCGTCGACGACGGCGTTCCAGTCGAGACCACCGACTGGAACCCGTCATGGGGCTGGACGGCCGGCTCGGTCATCTCGGACCTCGACGACCTGCTCACCTGGAGCGAGACGCTGGCCACCGGCGACGGCATCCTCGCGCCCGAGTGGCAGCAGCAGCGCATCGACTCGTTCGACTTCTCCATTCCCGTCTACACGGGTGAAGGCACCTCGGCGCCGCAGACCGAGGCTCGCGCCTACGGCCTCGGCATGGGACTGGCGCTCGGCTGGTACGGCCACGACGGCACGATGCCCGGCTTCAACACCGTGCTGCAGCACCACCTCGAGTCGGGCACCACGCTCATCGTCATGGCCAACAGCGACATCAAGTCGGGGGAGTGCCCAGAGGGCACCGCAACCGTCGCCGGCGGTCGCACCACCGGCGCGTGTGCCGACCCGGCGGTCTTCATCGGCAACGCGCTCGCCGAGGTCGTGGGGCACCCGAACGTCCGGTAG
- a CDS encoding serine hydrolase domain-containing protein encodes MQNSRRTVAAIAAAAVTVGTALALGGCAATTASDAATSPPATSAPLLDTALRTQLETALDEGFAASGMPGVIVGVWVPGEDEWVSARGVADVETEEPMSRENQQKIGSITKTIVGTVMLQVIGEGEFDVGLDDTLDRWYPDFPEASNITVRMLLNHSSGVGEAGRAQVDRICADPHAIPAPDQLIAISAATPRADFAPGDGFEYANGNYFLLGGILEQVTGADLATLIHDRITEPFGMDRSRFAPDGEVTAPLTHGYSGFCPDLGETVDTVEWSNGESWAGGAMVSTLDDLHAWGEALGQGAGVTPDLQVARYADRAIISEETGSAYGLGAGVVYDTATDCVLIVSHAGAEPGYGTNFAYYPMTGAVLAMLGNGDGGTGDAASEITKALAPLLGPVLYPTPTEACAAPWG; translated from the coding sequence ATGCAGAACTCCAGGCGAACGGTCGCAGCCATCGCGGCCGCAGCAGTCACCGTCGGCACGGCCCTCGCGCTCGGCGGGTGCGCCGCCACGACGGCATCGGATGCCGCCACGAGCCCGCCCGCGACATCCGCCCCGCTCCTCGACACCGCGTTGCGCACGCAACTCGAGACGGCGCTCGACGAGGGCTTCGCGGCATCCGGCATGCCCGGGGTCATCGTCGGGGTGTGGGTTCCGGGTGAGGACGAATGGGTCTCGGCGCGGGGCGTGGCCGACGTCGAGACCGAGGAGCCGATGAGCCGCGAGAACCAGCAGAAGATCGGCAGCATCACCAAGACCATCGTCGGAACCGTGATGCTGCAGGTCATCGGCGAGGGCGAGTTCGACGTCGGCCTCGACGACACCCTCGACCGCTGGTACCCCGACTTCCCCGAGGCGTCGAACATCACGGTGCGGATGCTGCTGAACCACTCGAGCGGCGTCGGCGAGGCCGGTCGAGCCCAGGTCGACCGCATCTGCGCCGACCCGCACGCGATCCCCGCACCCGATCAGCTCATCGCGATCAGCGCGGCGACCCCACGCGCCGACTTCGCGCCGGGTGACGGATTCGAGTACGCGAACGGCAACTACTTCCTGCTCGGCGGGATCCTCGAGCAGGTCACGGGCGCCGACCTGGCGACGCTCATCCACGACCGCATCACCGAGCCGTTCGGCATGGACCGCAGCCGCTTCGCGCCCGACGGCGAGGTCACCGCCCCGCTGACCCACGGATACTCCGGGTTCTGCCCCGATCTCGGCGAGACGGTCGACACCGTGGAGTGGTCGAACGGCGAGAGCTGGGCCGGCGGCGCCATGGTCTCGACCCTCGACGACCTGCACGCATGGGGTGAAGCGCTCGGCCAGGGCGCCGGCGTGACCCCCGACCTGCAGGTCGCCCGATACGCCGACCGCGCGATCATCTCCGAGGAGACCGGGTCCGCGTACGGGCTCGGCGCGGGCGTCGTGTACGACACCGCGACCGACTGCGTGCTGATCGTCTCCCACGCCGGCGCCGAGCCCGGGTACGGCACGAACTTCGCGTACTACCCGATGACCGGTGCCGTGCTCGCGATGCTCGGCAACGGCGACGGCGGCACCGGCGACGCGGCGTCGGAGATCACGAAGGCGCTGGCGCCGCTGCTCGGCCCTGTGCTGTACCCGACGCCGACCGAGGCCTGCGCCGCGCCCTGGGGGTGA
- a CDS encoding helix-turn-helix domain-containing protein translates to MEQRDELAGIGERLRAIRESRGLTLKAVSEASGISTSTLSRLESGSRRAQLDLLLPLARLYRLPLDDLVGAPALGDPRIHPRPKLRHGVVTVPLSGGAGPWEAFKQVHPPTPETPIRQFVHPGWDWIYVISGRMRLLLGDDDLVIEAGEAAEFDTRVPHGFANHGDDLLEVLCLFNAQGAKVHTRASA, encoded by the coding sequence ATGGAACAGCGCGACGAACTGGCCGGCATCGGCGAACGGCTGCGGGCGATCCGCGAGTCCCGGGGCCTGACGCTCAAGGCCGTCAGCGAGGCGAGCGGCATCTCGACGAGCACGCTGTCGCGCCTCGAGTCGGGTTCGCGGCGCGCTCAGCTCGACCTGCTGCTGCCGCTCGCGCGGCTGTACCGCCTGCCCCTCGACGACCTGGTCGGGGCGCCCGCGCTCGGCGATCCGCGCATCCACCCGCGACCGAAGCTGCGGCACGGCGTCGTCACGGTGCCGCTGTCGGGCGGGGCCGGCCCGTGGGAGGCGTTCAAGCAGGTGCATCCGCCGACCCCCGAGACGCCGATCCGGCAGTTCGTGCACCCCGGATGGGACTGGATCTACGTGATCTCGGGGCGTATGCGGCTGCTGCTCGGCGACGACGACCTCGTCATCGAGGCCGGCGAGGCCGCCGAGTTCGACACCCGCGTGCCGCACGGGTTCGCGAACCACGGCGACGACCTGCTCGAGGTGCTGTGCCTGTTCAACGCGCAGGGCGCGAAGGTGCACACGCGCGCATCGGCCTGA
- a CDS encoding PadR family transcriptional regulator — protein MPRRRAGVLLPIELAILDAGLTIQPREGSFFGFALARTLAEQDGSALPSHGTLYRALNRMDAAGLLESEWEAPELAEADGRPRRRLYRVTGVGEAAFRAAAQAAAAQSADQFRTATGEALA, from the coding sequence ATGCCACGACGACGCGCAGGAGTACTCCTCCCGATCGAGCTCGCGATCCTCGATGCGGGGCTCACCATCCAGCCGCGAGAGGGGTCGTTCTTCGGCTTCGCGCTCGCGCGCACCCTCGCCGAGCAGGACGGGTCGGCCTTGCCCTCGCACGGCACGCTCTACCGGGCATTGAACCGAATGGATGCCGCGGGGCTGCTCGAATCCGAGTGGGAGGCGCCCGAGCTGGCCGAGGCCGACGGGCGTCCGCGCCGCCGTCTGTACCGCGTGACCGGGGTTGGCGAGGCCGCGTTCCGCGCCGCAGCCCAGGCCGCCGCCGCCCAGAGCGCCGATCAGTTCCGCACCGCGACCGGGGAGGCGCTCGCATGA
- a CDS encoding LysR family transcriptional regulator: protein MIDLEAVVALRAVATRGSVAAAADALGFTPSAVSQQIKRLERSTRVALLERAGRGVVLTDAGRHLVTSSANVLADLERIEADLHLTGRAGAAGAGSDSGTAVRRVTGEVRVGAFSTAVRGLLVDVLPGLRAEHPDLRVPLRESEPWETVALVASGQRDLGIVHRWGGVALSMPEHLVETPLFTDVADVVLRRDHPLALAGAAELAPADLAGEDWIATFDSTICRQWLRRLFDGVSNAPRVVHESMEFENHLELVRAGLGVALVPRMGRPPLHADLVAIPTARPASTRDISAVHRRSQADSPALQAVLDAVRAAAAGRVIR from the coding sequence ATGATCGATCTCGAAGCGGTGGTCGCGCTGCGTGCGGTGGCGACGAGGGGCAGTGTCGCCGCCGCGGCCGACGCGCTCGGATTCACGCCCTCGGCGGTCTCGCAGCAGATCAAGCGCCTCGAGCGGAGCACCCGTGTCGCGCTCCTCGAGCGGGCGGGCCGCGGCGTCGTGCTGACCGACGCCGGCCGCCACCTCGTCACGTCGTCGGCGAACGTGCTCGCCGACCTCGAGCGCATCGAGGCCGACCTGCACCTCACGGGGCGCGCGGGCGCCGCGGGCGCCGGCTCCGACAGCGGCACGGCCGTGCGCCGTGTCACCGGCGAGGTACGCGTCGGCGCGTTCTCGACCGCGGTGCGCGGCCTGCTCGTCGACGTGCTGCCGGGCCTGCGTGCCGAGCACCCCGACTTGCGCGTGCCCCTGCGCGAGAGCGAACCGTGGGAGACGGTCGCGCTCGTGGCGTCCGGTCAGCGCGATCTCGGCATCGTGCACCGCTGGGGCGGCGTGGCCCTCTCGATGCCCGAGCACCTGGTCGAGACGCCCCTGTTCACTGATGTCGCCGACGTCGTGCTGCGCCGGGATCACCCGCTCGCGCTCGCCGGAGCCGCCGAGCTCGCCCCGGCCGACCTGGCCGGCGAGGACTGGATCGCGACCTTCGACTCGACGATCTGCCGTCAGTGGTTGCGCCGGCTGTTCGACGGCGTCTCGAACGCACCGCGCGTCGTGCACGAGTCGATGGAGTTCGAGAACCACCTCGAGCTCGTGCGCGCGGGCCTCGGCGTCGCGCTCGTGCCGCGCATGGGCCGGCCTCCGCTGCACGCGGATCTCGTGGCGATCCCGACCGCGCGCCCGGCCTCGACCCGTGACATCTCGGCCGTGCACCGCCGCAGCCAGGCCGACTCGCCGGCGCTGCAGGCCGTGCTCGACGCGGTGCGGGCGGCGGCGGCAGGTCGCGTCATCCGCTGA
- a CDS encoding NAD(P)/FAD-dependent oxidoreductase — MVENAQERTDAGANVNDAALTDVVIVGGGPAGLSAALSLGRARRRVVVIDSGEPRNRTAAHMHGVLGHDGLSPRVLLERGRAEAAGYGVRFIDGESPSARVAGDLIEVGSAEGLLRTRRLLVATGLEDVLPDLPGFREQWGRGVVVCPYCDGWEHRHDVIGVVATSPRSVEQAQLLRQWSDRVVYFENVVGAASGTDLERLVSRGIRIESGAVTGLRIEGERMTGVEVDGRVIDVGVVFTGPTMRPRDALLRSLGAATTESELGDWVDVDADGRTSVPGVWAVGNVVNVRANVSVSLGLGSLVAGALNADLVAEDVAAALRAVELASSVLASS; from the coding sequence ATGGTCGAGAACGCACAGGAACGAACGGATGCCGGGGCGAACGTGAACGACGCGGCGCTCACGGATGTGGTCATCGTCGGCGGGGGCCCAGCCGGGCTCAGCGCCGCCCTCTCCCTCGGGCGGGCCCGCCGGCGAGTCGTGGTGATCGACTCGGGCGAACCCCGCAACCGCACGGCGGCGCACATGCACGGCGTGCTCGGGCACGACGGGCTGTCGCCGCGCGTGCTGCTCGAGCGCGGGCGCGCGGAGGCAGCGGGGTACGGCGTGCGGTTCATCGACGGCGAGTCGCCGTCGGCGCGCGTCGCCGGAGACCTCATCGAGGTCGGCTCGGCGGAGGGCCTACTCCGGACCCGACGGCTCCTCGTCGCGACCGGCCTCGAAGACGTGCTGCCCGACCTCCCCGGATTCCGCGAGCAGTGGGGCCGAGGCGTCGTCGTGTGCCCGTACTGCGACGGGTGGGAGCACCGCCACGACGTCATCGGCGTCGTGGCGACCTCGCCCCGCAGCGTCGAGCAGGCCCAGCTGCTGCGGCAGTGGTCGGATCGCGTCGTCTACTTCGAGAACGTCGTCGGCGCGGCATCCGGAACCGACCTCGAAAGACTCGTGAGCCGCGGCATCCGAATCGAATCGGGCGCCGTCACCGGCCTTCGCATCGAGGGCGAGCGGATGACGGGGGTCGAGGTCGACGGCCGCGTCATCGACGTCGGCGTGGTCTTCACGGGCCCGACCATGCGGCCGCGCGATGCGCTGCTGCGATCGCTCGGAGCCGCGACCACCGAGAGTGAGCTCGGCGACTGGGTCGACGTCGACGCCGACGGGCGCACCTCGGTGCCCGGCGTCTGGGCGGTCGGCAACGTCGTGAACGTGCGCGCCAACGTCTCGGTCTCTCTCGGGCTCGGTTCGCTCGTGGCCGGCGCGCTCAATGCCGACCTCGTCGCCGAGGATGTCGCGGCAGCGCTTCGGGCCGTCGAGCTGGCGTCGTCCGTGCTGGCGTCGTCCTAG
- a CDS encoding SDR family NAD(P)-dependent oxidoreductase — MSVNGAVVVTGGASGLGALIAGALLERGRRAILVDRDASAAERAATAFEDRHGVPVPVVVADLASIAGARAAADALAEPRLEVAALVNNAGAWSAGEQYPAADSDAWLATVTLDLLAPMLLTQHLWHRLAAVGGAVVNIGSSGGEGDSPYGSPEYGAAKAGIRRFTTALGDRTDVRVMAVVPGWIGLERAHRQLAALSPAEQRAASPLIAPQQVADRVIGLLDHGHAGEVVELLGP, encoded by the coding sequence ATGAGCGTGAACGGCGCGGTCGTGGTCACCGGCGGGGCATCCGGGCTCGGAGCCCTCATCGCCGGAGCCCTGCTCGAACGCGGCCGGCGCGCGATCCTGGTCGACCGCGACGCGTCGGCGGCCGAGCGCGCCGCGACCGCGTTCGAAGACCGCCATGGCGTGCCGGTTCCCGTCGTGGTCGCCGATCTGGCATCGATCGCCGGTGCTCGGGCTGCGGCCGACGCGCTCGCCGAGCCGAGGCTCGAGGTCGCCGCCCTCGTCAACAACGCCGGAGCGTGGTCGGCTGGCGAACAGTACCCGGCGGCCGACAGCGACGCCTGGCTGGCGACGGTGACCCTCGACCTCCTCGCGCCGATGCTGCTGACCCAGCACCTGTGGCATCGGCTCGCGGCAGTGGGCGGCGCCGTGGTGAACATCGGCTCGAGCGGCGGCGAGGGCGACTCGCCCTACGGGTCGCCCGAGTACGGGGCCGCGAAGGCGGGCATCCGGCGCTTCACGACCGCGCTCGGCGATCGCACCGACGTGCGCGTGATGGCGGTGGTACCCGGCTGGATCGGCCTCGAGCGCGCTCATCGGCAGCTCGCCGCGCTCAGCCCGGCGGAGCAGCGAGCTGCCAGCCCGTTGATCGCGCCGCAGCAGGTCGCCGACCGCGTCATCGGACTGCTCGATCACGGACATGCCGGAGAGGTCGTCGAGCTGCTCGGCCCGTGA
- a CDS encoding EamA family transporter, producing MTRRDMLLAAAVASLWGFNFVVISWGMEGIPPLFFVAVRFALVALAVIVVPRPLAGWKTVVGVGLFMSLGQFALLYTSIALGLQPGVAALLLQAQVVLTIVVAALALRERPTRMQAIGVLVGTVGLGIVALGRGGDAPALAVVLCLLAALSWAIGNVISRRAGPVAPAKRLGALSLTVWSSLVVPLPALGLSMLFEGPDAIAAGIAAFGWRPILSTLYTAGLCTLVGYAIFNALLARNRSASVVPWVLLAPVVAMASAALLLGQVPNVWETAGGLVLVAGVFVANAPGPRAKPPASPQSAPRADIVPGPARRAP from the coding sequence ATGACGAGACGCGACATGCTGCTGGCCGCCGCCGTGGCCTCACTCTGGGGCTTCAACTTCGTGGTGATCTCGTGGGGCATGGAGGGCATCCCGCCGCTCTTCTTCGTCGCCGTGCGCTTCGCGCTCGTCGCGCTCGCCGTGATCGTCGTGCCCCGCCCGCTCGCGGGCTGGAAGACCGTCGTCGGCGTCGGGCTGTTCATGAGCCTCGGCCAGTTCGCGCTGCTGTACACGTCGATCGCGCTCGGCCTGCAGCCGGGCGTCGCGGCCCTGCTGCTGCAGGCGCAGGTCGTGCTGACGATCGTGGTCGCGGCGCTCGCCCTGCGTGAACGACCGACCCGCATGCAGGCGATCGGCGTGCTGGTCGGCACCGTCGGGCTCGGCATCGTGGCCCTCGGTCGCGGCGGCGACGCACCGGCCCTCGCCGTCGTGCTCTGCCTGCTCGCCGCCCTCTCGTGGGCGATCGGCAACGTCATCTCCCGGCGGGCCGGCCCGGTCGCGCCCGCGAAGCGCCTCGGTGCACTGTCACTCACGGTGTGGTCGTCGCTCGTCGTGCCGCTGCCCGCGTTGGGCCTGTCGATGCTCTTCGAGGGGCCTGATGCCATCGCCGCCGGCATCGCGGCATTCGGCTGGCGTCCGATCCTCTCGACCCTCTACACCGCCGGCCTCTGCACGCTCGTCGGCTACGCGATCTTCAACGCCCTGCTCGCCCGCAACCGCTCGGCGTCGGTCGTGCCGTGGGTGCTGCTCGCACCCGTCGTGGCGATGGCCTCCGCCGCCCTGCTGCTCGGCCAGGTTCCGAACGTCTGGGAGACGGCCGGCGGACTGGTGCTCGTGGCCGGCGTGTTCGTGGCGAACGCTCCCGGGCCGCGGGCGAAGCCCCCGGCATCCCCGCAATCCGCTCCAAGGGCCGACATCGTGCCCGGCCCCGCTCGCCGCGCCCCCTGA
- a CDS encoding LysE family translocator, which yields MTSSDPTAGIIAFTWLALAMTLAPGSDTVLVIRTSLSDGWRLGVVAAFGIVCGVIVWAGLAGLGVALLLVRFPVAYTVIALAGGVYLGTLAVRTFIAARQIWRSTPESTDDAAPATDVQPLATWKTFTTGLFTNLLNPKIGVFYLSIMPGLFIGQTLTVWLGLLLGSIHAVLGIIWLTIVSVLAGWARIHLLRPRPRAVLEAVCGLLLLAFGVFVIVEVVADLIG from the coding sequence ATGACGTCCTCCGATCCGACCGCCGGCATCATCGCCTTCACCTGGCTCGCCCTCGCGATGACCCTGGCGCCGGGGTCGGACACGGTGCTCGTGATCCGCACGAGCCTCAGCGACGGGTGGCGCCTCGGTGTGGTCGCGGCGTTCGGTATCGTCTGCGGCGTGATCGTCTGGGCCGGACTCGCCGGCCTCGGCGTCGCGCTGCTGCTCGTGCGTTTCCCGGTCGCCTACACCGTGATCGCGCTCGCCGGCGGTGTGTACCTCGGCACCCTCGCAGTGCGCACCTTCATCGCCGCGCGGCAGATCTGGCGCAGCACGCCCGAGTCGACCGATGACGCCGCGCCCGCCACCGATGTGCAGCCCCTCGCGACCTGGAAGACCTTCACGACCGGCCTGTTCACGAACCTCCTGAACCCCAAGATCGGCGTGTTCTACCTCTCGATCATGCCGGGCCTGTTCATCGGGCAGACCCTCACGGTGTGGCTCGGCCTGCTGCTCGGCAGCATCCACGCCGTGCTCGGCATCATCTGGCTGACGATCGTCTCGGTGCTCGCCGGCTGGGCGCGCATCCACCTGCTGCGCCCGCGCCCGCGCGCCGTGCTCGAGGCCGTCTGCGGCCTGCTGCTGCTCGCGTTCGGCGTGTTCGTGATCGTCGAGGTGGTC